The genomic stretch AGCGTTTCTCTCCGTTACGTATCCATGAAATATCCTGCTGTGACGGACGAAGCTTTCTGCTGCGTATTATCCCGTTGTCTTCCGCACTCCCCTGTGATGGCGGGTTTGTTATTATTGCCACGGACAACCGGCCCATGGAGGTCTTGTACGAAAGTTACGAGGAACGGCTAGAAGACAATATCGCAGCATGGTCCGACTCCATCACCTTGTTCAACGCCCTGTTCGATGCGGCCAAGGACTCCACTTTTCTGCTCGATGAATCGGGTATGATTCTGGCGGCCAACCGCTCGGCGCAAAAACAGAATGCCCGGTCCGAACAACGCCTCACTGGCAATGACTGCAAAATTCTCTTCGGCAAACGGTTCCACGCCCCGTTGCGCAACGCCATGCATGTCCTGAAGAACAAGGAACGGTGGACCAAAAACGTCGTTGCCATCGATGGCGAAGGCGACGGATACCCGGCTGAAGTGACCCTGCGCAAAATATCCTTCCAGAACTACGCACTGTTTCAGTTGAACCTGCACGACCTGACTGCGCACGTGGAACTCGAAGAAGATTTGCAGGAGAAAGAAGCACAGGTACTGGAAAAGGAAATAGCCCTGAAACAGGTTATTCAGTCAGTGGAAGCGGAACGCAAAGAGCTTCGTGAGCAACTGACCGATCAGGTAAAAAAACAAATGCTTCCGGCCCTTGAGCGCATCACGAATTCAGACACAGCCGAGGTGCGCGAGAGCTACAAGACCGTCATCGAAGATCAACTGGTGGACATGGCCAACGATCCATCAGGTGAATTTGACTCCGACTTATTGCGACTCTCCCCGCGTGAAATGGAAGTCTGTCAGTTGATTCAGCTTGGTCGTAGCGGCAAGGAAATCGCCAATCTGCTCAACATGTCATTTGAGACCGTGCAGACCCACCGCAAGAACATCAGGCGAAAACTCGACCTCCAGGGCAAAAAAGTCTCCCTTTTCAGCTACCTTCGTCAAAAACCCTCC from Pseudodesulfovibrio profundus encodes the following:
- a CDS encoding LuxR C-terminal-related transcriptional regulator: MHPEDMELISLADPADVVEAWNDVILYTDAQGTVVDCNDQELGYLPETPRVGTPFWEVLALGTDSLNATLKRFSPLRIHEISCCDGRSFLLRIIPLSSALPCDGGFVIIATDNRPMEVLYESYEERLEDNIAAWSDSITLFNALFDAAKDSTFLLDESGMILAANRSAQKQNARSEQRLTGNDCKILFGKRFHAPLRNAMHVLKNKERWTKNVVAIDGEGDGYPAEVTLRKISFQNYALFQLNLHDLTAHVELEEDLQEKEAQVLEKEIALKQVIQSVEAERKELREQLTDQVKKQMLPALERITNSDTAEVRESYKTVIEDQLVDMANDPSGEFDSDLLRLSPREMEVCQLIQLGRSGKEIANLLNMSFETVQTHRKNIRRKLDLQGKKVSLFSYLRQKPSLI